A genomic window from Carassius gibelio isolate Cgi1373 ecotype wild population from Czech Republic chromosome A11, carGib1.2-hapl.c, whole genome shotgun sequence includes:
- the LOC128022816 gene encoding fibroin heavy chain-like: MGSGQASIAGQGNTMASGQGLANIAGQGNTVASSQGQAGIAGQGNTVASGQGQVGIVGQVNIVGSGQGQASIVGQGSGVASGQVQGSGVASGQGQGSGVASGQGQGSGVASGQGQGSGVASGQGQGSGVASGHGQGSGVASGQGSGMASGQGQGSIAGQGNTMASGQGQASVIGQGNIVGSGQGSIAGQGNTMASGQGQASVIGQGNIVGSGQASIVGQGSGVGSGQGQASIVGQGSCVGSGQGQGSGQGSIAGQGSGVGSGQGQGSGVGSGQGQGSIAGQGNTMAIGQAGIVGQGSGVASGQGQGSGMGSGQGLGSGMGSGQGLGSIAGEGNSMASGQGQAGIVGQGSIAGQGNTMASGQGQASVIGQGSGVASGQGSGVASGQGSGVASGQGSGVASGQGQGSGVASGQGSGMASGQGQGSIAGQGNTMASGQGQASVIGQGNIVGSGQASIVGQGSGVGSGQGQGSGVGSDQGQGSGLGSGKGLGSIAGQGNYIESSQFQASVIGMGSGVGSGQGSGMESGQVQGSIAGQGNTVGSGLGQGSGMGSGVGQGSGQGQASIVGKESTMESVQGQGSGIGSGQGLGSGIGSGQGSIVGQGNIVGSGLGQGSGMGSGVGQGSGQGQASIVGKESTMESVQGQGSGIGSGQGQGSGQGSIAGQENTMASGQASIVGQGNTTANGQGQASIVDQGRGMGSGQGQGSGMGSGQGQGSIASQGNTMESGQGQGSGQGLGIMVGHGNTMERGQASIVGLESTMGSGQGQGSGQGQGSGMGSGQGQASIVGQGNIVESGQGQGSGIGSVQGLGSGMGSGQGQGSIVGLESTMGSGQGQGSGQGQGSGMGSGQGQASIVGQGNTVESGQGQGSVIGSVQGLGSGIGSGQGQGSIAGQGKTVASGQASIVGQGNTTANGQASIVGQGSGMGSGQGQGSIAGQGNTVESGQGQGSGMGSIVGLGSGVGQGSGQGQGSGIGSGQGSGQGSIAGQENAMASSQANIVGQGRSMGSGQGSGMGSGQGNIASQGNTMESGQGSRQGLGIIVGHRNTMERGQARIVGQGNIVGSGQGQESGMGSGQGSGMGSRQGQGSGMGSGQGQASIVGMESTMESGQGSGIGSGQGLGSGIGSGQGLGIGIGSGQGQGSIAGQGNTVASGQASIVSQGNTTANGQASIVGQESGMGSGHSQGSGMGSGQGQGSIAGQGNTMAIGQGQASIAGQGNIMTSSQASIVGQGNTVESGQGQGSIVGLGSGVGQGSGQGQGSGVGNGQGSIAGQENTMASGQASIVGQGNMMAIGQASIVGQGRGMGSGQGSGMGSGQGSGMGSGQGNIASQGNTMESGQGSGQVLGIIVGHRNTMERGQARIVGQGNIVGSGQGQESIVGLESTMGSGQGSHQGQGSGMGSGQGQASIVGMESTMESGQGQGSGIGSGQGLGSGIGSGQGQGSIAGQGNTVASGQASIVGQGNTTANGQASIVGQESGMGSGHSQGSGMGSGQGQGSIAGQGNTMAIGQGQASIAGQGNTMTSSQASIVGQGNTMESGQGQASIVGQGSIVGSGLGQGSGMGSGVGLGSGVGQGSGQGRGSIASQGNTMERGQASIVGQVNIVGSGQGQESSVGLESTMGSGQGQGSGMGSGQGQASIVGQGNIVRSGQGQASIVGQGNTTANGQASIVGQGRGMGSGQGQGSIAGQGNTMAIGQGQASIAGQGNTMTSSQASIVGQGNTVESGQGQGSGMGSIVGLGSGVGQGSGQGQGSGVGSGRGSIVGQGNTTANGQGQESIVGQGRGMGSGHGQGSGMGSGQGSIAGQGNTMAIGQGQASIAGQGNTTANGQASIVGQGSGMGSGQGQGSIVGQGNTMAIGQGQASIAGQGNTMTSSQASIVGQGNTVESGQGQGSGMGSIVGLGSGVGQGSGQGSGQGSIAGQENAMASSQASIVGQGRGMGSGQGQGSGMGSGQGQGNIASQGNTMESGQGSGQGLGIIVGHGNTMERGQARIVGHGNIVGSGQGQESIVGKESTMESGQGQGSGMGSGQGQGSGMGSGQGQASIVGKESTMESGQGLGSGIGSGQDLGSGIGSGQGQGSIAGQGNTVASGQASIVGQGNTTANGQASIVGQGSGMGSGHGQGSGMESGQGQGSIAGQGNTMAIGQGQASIAGQGNTTANGQASIVGQGSGMGSGHGQGSGMESGQGQGSIAGQGNTMAIGQGQASIAGEGKTMERGQASIVGQVNIVGRGQGQESSVGLESTMGSGQGQGSGQGSGMGSSQGQGSGMGSGQGQASIVGQGNTVASGQASIVSQGNTTANGQASIVSQGNTTANGQASIVGQGRGMGSGQGSIAGQGNTMAIGQGQASIAGQGNTMESGQGHGSGMGSIVGLGSGVGQGSGQGQGSGVGSDQGSIAGQENTMASGQASIVGQGNTTANGQGQASIVAQGRGMGSGQGLGIIVGHGNTMESGQGQGSGIGSGQGLGSGIGSGQGQGSIAGQGNTVASGQASIVGQGSGMGSGHGQESCMGSGQGQGSIAGQGNTMTSSQASIVDQGNTVESGQGQASIVSQGNIVGSGLGQGCGMGSIVGLGSSVGQGSGQGQAGIVGKESTMESVQGQGSGIGSGQGQGSVQGSIVGQGNTMASSQASIVGQGNTMASGQAGIAGQGSGQGSGMGSSQASIVGQTNTMGSSHGQGSGMESIVGQGSTMECGWGLGSIVGHGNTMESCLGQGSNQVLASVVGQGSGVGSGQGQASGMGRGQGQASIVGQGSSQGQGSGMGGGLRSILGLGNGQGNMGGIVCQGSGNEQENGMESGKGNVVGQGREQDQGSGLGRGQGSGMASGQVQASVVGQGISQGHESIVSQGSSLGQGSTMAMGQASFVGQGSGQGSGMGSGLRSILGLGNGQGSRPCLESSQGVGCGNVQSSGQGLGSSNSQGSEIGQGRGQGSSEGNGRGCDQYQGCGQGNG; encoded by the coding sequence ATGGGAAGCGGCCAGGCAAGCATTGCTGGCCAGGGAAATACTATGGCCAGCGGCCAGGGCCTGGCAAACATTGCTGGCCAGGGAAATACTGTGGCAAGCAGCCAGGGCCAGGCAGGCATTGCTGGCCAGGGAAATACTGTggcaagcggccagggccaggtaGGCATTGTTGGCCAGGTAAATATTGTGGGAAGCGGCCAAGGCCAGGCAAGCATtgttggccagggaagcggagtggCAAGCGGCCAGGTCCAGGGAAGCGGAGTggcaagcggccagggccagggaagcggagtggcaagcggccagggccagggaagcggagtggcaagcggccagggccagggaagcggagtggcaagcggccagggccagggaagcggagtggCAAGCGGCcacggccagggaagcggagtggcaagcggccagggaagtggtatggcaagcggccagggccagggaagcattgctggccagggaaatactatggcaagcggccagggccaggcaaGTGTTATTGGCCAGGGAAATATtgtgggaagcggccagggaagcattgctggccagggaaatactatggcaagcggccagggccaggcaaGTGTTATTGGCCAGGGAAATATTGTGGGAAGCGGCCAGGCAAGCATtgttggccagggaagcggtgtGGGAAGTGGCCAAGGCCAGGCAAGCATTGTTGGCCAGGGAAGCTGtgtgggaagcggccagggccagggaagcggccagggaagcattgctggccagggaagcggagtgggaagcggccagggccagggaagcggagtgggaagcggccagggccagggaagcattGCTGGCCAGGGAAATACTATGGCAATCGGCCAGGCAGGCATtgttggccagggaagcggagtggcaagcggccagggccagggaagcggcatGGGAAGTGGCCAGGGCCTGGGAAGCGGCATGGGAAGTGGCCAGGGCCTGGGAAGCATTGCTGGCGAGGGAAATAGTATGGCgagcggccagggccaggcaggcattgttggccagggaagcattgctggccagggaaatactatggcaagcggccagggccaggcaaGTGTTattggccagggaagcggagtggcaagcggccagggaagcggagtggcaagcggccagggaagcggagtggcaagcggccagggaagcggagtggcaagcggccagggccagggaagcggagtggcaagcggccagggaagtggtatggcaagcggccagggccagggaagcattgctggccagggaaatactatggcaagcggccagggccaggcaaGTGTTATTGGCCAGGGAAATATTGTGGGAAGCGGCCAGGCAAGCATtgttggccagggaagcggtgtgggaagcggccagggtcagggaagcggagtggGAAGCgaccagggccagggaagtggattGGGAAGCGGCAAGGGCCTGGGAAGCATTGCTGGTCAGGGAAATTATATAGAAAGCAGCCAATTCCAGGCAAGCGTTATTGGCATGGGAAGCGGagtgggaagcggccagggaagtGGTATGGAAAGTGGCCAGGTCCAGGGAAGCATTGCTGGCCAGGGAAATACTGTGGGAAGCGGCCTGGGCCAAGGAAGCGGTATGGGAAGCGGtgttggccagggaagtggccagggccaGGCAAGCATTGTTGGCAAGGAAAGTACTATGGAAAGCgtccagggccagggaagcggtatAGGAAGCGGCCAGGGCCTGGGAAGTGGTAtaggaagtggccagggaagcatTGTTGGCCAGGGAAATATTGTGGGAAGCGGCCTGGGCCAAGGAAGCGGTATGGGAAGCGGtgttggccagggaagtggccagggccaGGCAAGCATTGTTGGCAAGGAAAGTACTATGGAAAGCgtccagggccagggaagcggtataggaagcggccagggccagggaagcggccagggaagcATTGCTGGCCAGGAAAATACTATGGCAAGCGGCCAGGCAAGCATTGTTGGCCAGGGAAATACTACGGCAAATGGCCAGGGCCAGGCAAGCATTGTTGACCAGGGACGTGGtatgggaagcggccagggccagggaagtggtatgggaagtggccagggccagggaagcattGCTAGCCAGGGAAATACTATGGAAagtggccagggccagggaagcggacagggcctgGGAATCATGGTTGGCCATGGAAATACCATGGAAAGGGGCCAGGCAAGCATTGTTGGCCTGGAAAGTACtatgggaagcggccagggccagggaagcggccagggccagggaagcggtatgggaagcggccagggccaggcaagcattgttggccagggaaatattgtggaaagcggccagggccagggaagtggtatAGGAAGCGTCCAGGGCCTGGGAAGTGGtatgggaagcggccagggccagggaagcattGTTGGCCTGGAAAGTACtatgggaagcggccagggtcagggaagcggccagggccagggaagcggtatGGGAAGCGGCCAAGGCCAGGCAAGCATTGTTGGCCAGGGAAATACTGTGgaaagcggccagggccagggaagtgttATAGGAAGCGTCCAGGGCCTGGGAAGTGGTATAGGAagtggccagggccagggaagcattGCTGGTCAGGGAAAAACTGTGGCAAGCGGCCAGGCAAGCATTGTTGGCCAGGGAAATACTACGGCAAACGGCCAGGCAAGCATtgttggccagggaagtggtatgggaagcggccagggccagggaagcattGCTGGCCAGGGAAATACTGTGGAAagtggccagggccagggaagcggtatGGGAAGCATTGTTGGCCTGGGAAGCGGtgttggccagggaagtggccagggccagggaagcggtataggaagcggccagggaagcggccagggaagcATTGCTGGCCAGGAAAATGCTATGGCAAGCAGCCAAGCGAACATTGTTGGCCAGGGACGTAGtatgggaagcggccagggaagtggtatgggaagtggccagggaaacaTTGCTAGCCAGGGAAATACTATGGAAAGTGGCCAGGGAAGCAGACAGGGCCTGGGAATCATTGTTGGCCATAGAAATACTATGGAAAGGGGCCAGGCAAGGATTGTTGGCCAGGGAAATATTGTGGGAAGCGGCCAAGGCCAGGAAAGCGGtatgggaagcggccagggaagcggtatGGGAAGccgccagggccagggaagcggtatGGGAAGTGGCCAGGGCCAGGCAAGCATTGTTGGCATGGAAAGTACTATGGAAAGCGGCCAGGGAAGTGGTATAGGAAGCGGCCAGGGCCTGGGAAGTGGTATAGGAAGCGGCCAGGGCCTGGGAATTGGTAtaggaagcggccagggccagggaagcattGCTGGCCAGGGAAATACTGTGGCAAGCGGCCAGGCAAGCATTGTTAGCCAGGGAAATACTACGGCAAACGGCCAGGCAAGCATTGTTGGCCAGGAAAGTGGTATGGGAAGTGGCCACAGCCAGGGAAGTGGtatgggaagcggccagggccagggaagcattGCTGGCCAGGGAAATACAATGGCAATCGGCCAGGGCCAGGCAAGCATTGCTGGCCAGGGAAATATTATGACAAGCAGCCAGGCAAGCATTGTTGGCCAGGGAAATACTGTGGAAagtggtcagggccagggaagcattGTTGGCCTGGGAAGCGGtgttggccagggaagtggccagggccagggaagcggtgtAGGAAACGGCCAGGGAAGCATTGCTGGCCAGGAAAATACTATGGCAAGTGGCCAGGCAAGCATTGTTGGCCAAGGAAATATGATGGCAATCGGCCAGGCAAGCATTGTTGGCCAGGGACGTGGtatgggaagcggccagggaagtggtatgggaagcggccagggaagtggtatgggaagtggccagggaaacaTTGCTAGCCAGGGAAATACTATGgaaagtggccagggaagcggacaggtcCTGGGAATCATTGTTGGCCATAGAAATACTATGGAAAGGGGCCAGGCAAGGATTGTTGGCCAGGGAAATATTGTGGGAAGCGGCCAAGGCCAGGAAAGCATTGTTGGCCTGGAAAGTACtatgggaagcggccagggaagccaccagggccagggaagcggtatGGGAAGTGGCCAGGGCCAGGCAAGCATTGTTGGCATGGAAAGTACTATGgaaagcggccagggccagggaagtggtatAGGAAGCGGCCAGGGCCTGGGAAGTGGTAtaggaagcggccagggccagggaagcattGCTGGCCAGGGAAATACTGTGGCAAGCGGCCAGGCAAGCATTGTTGGCCAGGGAAATACTACGGCAAACGGCCAAGCAAGCATTGTTGGCCAGGAAAGTGGTATGGGAAGTGGCCACAGCCAGGGAAGTGGtatgggaagcggccagggccagggaagcattGCTGGCCAGGGAAATACAATGGCAATCGGCCAGGGCCAGGCAAGCATTGCTGGCCAGGGAAATACTATGACAAGCAGCCAGGCAAGCATTGTTGGCCAGGGAAATACTATGGAAAGTGGCCAGGGCCAGGCAAGCATTGTTGGCCAGGGAAGTATTGTGGGAAGCGGCCTGGGCCAAGGAAGCGGTATGGGAAGCGGTGTTGGCCTGGGAAGTGGtgttggccagggaagtggccagggccgGGGAAGCATTGCTAGCCAGGGAAATACTATGGAAAGGGGCCAGGCAAGCATTGTTGGCCAGGTAAATATTGTGGGAAGCGGCCAAGGCCAGGAAAGCAGTGTTGGCCTGGAAAGTACtatgggaagcggccagggccagggaagcggtatgggaagcggccagggccaggcaaGCATTGTTGGCCAGGGAAATATTGTGAGAAGCGGCCAAGGCCAGGCAAGCATTGTTGGCCAGGGAAATACTACGGCAAACGGCCAGGCAAGCATTGTTGGCCAGGGACGTGGTATGGGAagtggccagggccagggaagcattGCTGGCCAGGGAAATACGATGGCAATCGGCCAGGGCCAGGCAAGCATTGCTGGCCAGGGAAATACTATGACAAGCAGCCAGGCAAGCATTGTTGGCCAGGGAAATACTGTGGAAagtggtcagggccagggaagcggtatGGGAAGCATTGTTGGCCTGGGAAGCGGtgttggccagggaagtggccagggccagggaagcggtgtAGGAAGCGGCCGGGGAAGCATTGTTGGCCAGGGAAATACTACGGCAAATGGCCAGGGCCAGGAAAGCATTGTTGGCCAGGGACGTGGTATGGGAAGTGGCCACGGCCAGGGAAGTGGtatgggaagcggccagggaagcATTGCTGGCCAGGGAAATACGATGGCAATCGGCCAGGGCCAGGCAAGCATTGCTGGCCAGGGAAATACTACGGCAAACGGCCAGGCAAGCATtgttggccagggaagtggtatgggaagcggccagggccagggaagcattGTTGGCCAGGGAAATACTATGGCAATCGGCCAGGGCCAGGCAAGCATTGCTGGCCAGGGAAATACTATGACAAGCAGCCAGGCAAGCATTGTTGGCCAGGGAAATACTGTGGAAagtggccagggccagggaagcggtatGGGAAGCATTGTTGGCCTGGGAAGCGGtgttggccagggaagtggccagggaagcggccagggaagcATTGCTGGCCAGGAAAATGCTATGGCAAGCAGCCAGGCAAGCATTGTTGGCCAGGGACGTGGtatgggaagcggccagggccagggaagtggtatgggaagtggccagggccagggaaaCATTGCTAGCCAGGGAAATACTATGgaaagtggccagggaagcggacagggcctgGGAATCATTGTTGGCCATGGAAATACTATGGAAAGGGGCCAGGCAAGGATTGTTGGCCACGGAAATATTGTGGGAAGCGGCCAAGGCCAGGAAAGCATTGTTGGCAAGGAAAGTACTATGgaaagcggccagggccagggaagcggtatgggaagcggccagggccagggaagcggtatGGGAAGTGGCCAGGGCCAGGCAAGCATTGTTGGCAAGGAAAGTACTATGGAAAGCGGCCAGGGCCTGGGAAGCGGTATAGGAAGCGGCCAGGACCTGGGAAGTGGTAtaggaagcggccagggccagggaagcattGCTGGCCAGGGAAATACTGTGGCAAGCGGCCAGGCAAGCATTGTTGGCCAGGGAAATACTACGGCAAACGGCCAGGCAAGCATtgttggccagggaagtggtatgggaagtggccacggccagggaagtggtatggaaagcggccagggccagggaagcattGCTGGCCAGGGAAATACTATGGCAATCGGCCAGGGCCAGGCAAGCATTGCTGGCCAGGGAAATACTACGGCAAACGGCCAGGCAAGCATtgttggccagggaagtggtatgggaagtggccacggccagggaagtggtatggaaagcggccagggccagggaagcattGCTGGCCAGGGAAATACTATGGCAATCGGCCAGGGCCAGGCAAGCATTGCTGGCGAGGGAAAAACTATGGAAAGGGGCCAGGCAAGCATTGTTGGCCAGGTAAATATTGTGGGAAGAGGCCAAGGCCAGGAAAGCAGTGTTGGCCTGGAAAGTACtatgggaagcggccagggccagggaagcggccagggaagcggtatGGGAAGcagccagggccagggaagcggtatgggaagcggccagggccaggcaaGCATTGTTGGCCAGGGAAATACTGTGGCAAGCGGCCAGGCAAGCATTGTTTCCCAGGGAAATACTACGGCAAACGGCCAGGCAAGCATTGTTTCCCAGGGAAATACTACGGCAAATGGCCAGGCAAGCATTGTTGGCCAGGGACGTGGTatgggaagtggccagggaagcatTGCTGGCCAGGGAAATACGATGGCAATCGGCCAGGGCCAGGCAAGCATTGCTGGCCAGGGAAATACTATGGAAAGTGGTCAGGGCCATGGAAGCGGTATGGGAAGCATTGTTGGCCTGGGAAGCGGtgttggccagggaagtggccagggccagggaagcggtgtAGGAAGCGACCAGGGAAGCATTGCTGGCCAGGAAAATACTATGGCAAGCGGCCAGGCAAGCATTGTTGGCCAGGGAAATACTACGGCAAATGGCCAGGGCCAGGCAAGCATTGTTGCCCAGGGACGTGGtatgggaagcggccagggcctgGGAATCATTGTTGGCCATGGAAATACTATGgaaagcggccagggccagggaagtggtatAGGAAGCGGCCAGGGCCTGGGAAGTGGTATAGGAagtggccagggccagggaagcattGCTGGCCAGGGAAATACTGTGGCAAGCGGCCAGGCAAGCATtgttggccagggaagtggtatgGGAAGTGGCCATGGCCAGGAAAGTTGtatgggaagcggccagggccagggaagcattGCTGGCCAGGGAAATACTATGACAAGCAGCCAGGCAAGCATTGTTGACCAAGGAAATACTGTGGAAAGTGGCCAGGGACAGGCAAGCATTGTTAGCCAGGGAAATATTGTGGGAAGCGGCCTGGGACAGGGATGTGGTATGGGAAGCATTGTTGGCCTGGGAAGCAGtgttggccagggaagtggccagggccaGGCAGGCATTGTTGGCAAGGAAAGTACTATGGAAAGCgtccagggccagggaagcggtataggaagcggccagggccagggaagcgtcCAAGGAAGCATTGTTGGCCAGGGAAATACTATGGCAAGCAGCCAGGCAAGCATTGTTGGCCAGGGAAATACTATGGCAAGCGGCCAGGCAGGCATtgctggccagggaagtggccagggaagcggtatGGGAAGTAGCCAGGCAAGCATTGTTGGCCAAACAAATACTATGGGAAGCAGccatggccagggaagtggtatgGAAAGCATTGTTGGCCAGGGAAGTACTATGGAATGTGGCTGGGGCCTGGGAAGCATTGTTGGCCATGGAAATACTATGGAAAGTTGTCTTGGCCAAGGAAGTAACCAGGTCCTGGCAAGCGTtgttggccagggaagtggtgtGGGAAGCGGCCAAGGCCAGGCAAGTGGTATGGGACGTGGCCAGGGCCAGGCAAGCATTGTTGGCCAGGGAAGcagccagggccagggaagtggtatgGGAGGCGGTCTGAGAAGCATTCTTGGCCTGGGAAATGGCCAGGGAAATATGGGAGGCATTGTGTGCCAAGGAAGTGGCAATGAGCAGGAAAACGGTATGGAAAGTGGCAAGGGAAACGTTGTGGGCCAGGGAAGGGAACAGGACCAGGGAAGTGGTTTGGGacgtggccagggaagcggaatGGCAAGTGGCCAGGTCCAGGCAAGCGTTGTGGGCCAGGGGATCAGCCAGGGCCATGAAAGCATTGTTAGCCAAGGAAGCAGTCTTGGCCAGGGAAGTACTATGGCAATGGGCCAAGCAAGCTTtgttggccagggaagcggccaaggAAGCGGTATGGGAAGTGGTCTGAGAAGCATTCTTGGCCTGGGAAACGGCCAGGGAAGCAGGCCTTGCCTAGAAAGCAGCCAGGGTGTGGGATGTGGCAATGTCCAGAGTAGTGGCCAGGGTCTGGGAAGCAGTAACAGCCAGGGAAGTGAAATTGGCCAGGGAAGAGGACAAGGGAGCAGCGAAGGGAATGGTCGGGGATGTGACCAATATCAGGGATGTGGTCAAGGAAATGGTTGA